The DNA sequence actCTCTGCCTGACCCATTCCATTCCTACCAAACACACCTTAAATATTCATAGGTTTTTTAAATTGGTTGGGATATTTATCATGCTTCAATTGATTTAGAGGTTATTTCTATTGGTACCCAGGGGCAATTGTTCCAATTGATGCAACGTCTAGAGAGTACTACACCACATTTTATACGCTGCATTAAGCCCAATAACCTCCAATCACCTGGATCATATGGGCAAAGCCTTGTCCTTCAGCAGTTGAGATGTTGTGGAGTCCTGGAAGTGGTTCGAATATCAAGATCGGGCTTTCCAACTAGAGTGACTCACCAAAAGTTTGCTAGAAGGTATAGAAAGAAAGAAGCCATGGTGATTAATATGCTTTCAAATTAGCCCCTTTCCCTAGCTCCTTGCTTTTTGCAAGTCTCTAACCTTTCTGTTTCTGACTTGGGAGCGGTAAATCAGATATGGTTTTCTTCTCCTTGAAAATGTTGCCTCTCAGGATCCACTTAGTGTCTCAGTTGCTATTCTTCATCAGTTCAACATTTTGCCTGAGATGTTTCAAGTTGGCTACACAAAGCTATTCTTCCGAACAGGGCAGGTAAATAGATGTTTATAAGATTTTTtccacaaattgttctcatataTAAATTGTTCCGGTGGCAAtgaatgttattttattgaCTTTATATAGCACCGGCAATTTTATGGCTTTAACTATTTTGTtaacataaatttaagaatgaatTAGTGAAGGAAGTATTATCATCATTTACTTTTAGAAATTGTGTTCAACGTCtaatttttacttaataaaCTTTAGTAATTTTGGATCTGAGTGAAGTAAGGTTTCTACTTGTTCTAACCAGTTCTTTCCTTTATGAATTGTGTTTTTTCTCAGACATGGAAGTATGTACTGCGTGTGATAAAATTGGGCTCATGATATTTACAACCTCATTCTGATACTCTCACCCCACTCttctttgtaattttattaacaGAAATAATTTCCATTACGTATCTTGACTAGATTACTCTATGGAAAGCTTTTTTACTATCTTGTTAAAATACTTGATGGAAACtttcatttgttatttattCATTTGTTAGACTAGTCACTTTTTTGTGACACTATcggattttttaaatttaagataagttatttatttctttgtcAATTATACCTGTACTTGTCAATAATTTGTTTAATCATCAGAGCTTGACATCAAACTTTATTACCCCTATTTTATGTCTTTGGATTGAGGTACGTGCTTGGAATTGTTTTGGCATGATTTGCCTTTTATTTTGCATGATAAACTGTTCCGTGTATTCAACTCGGTTCTTGTGTTCAGTACACTTTTGCATTATGTATTTAAACTGTTGAAATAGTTTTCATTCCCCAAtcctaattttaaattttatttacatttgtATTGTCTTTAAACCGCTGCCTTGACCGCGATTGCAGATTGGAGTGCTTGAGGATACCAGAAATCGTACTCTGCATGGAATTTTACGTGTGCAAAGTTGCTTCAGGGGTCACCGAGCTCGGTGTTACCGCAAGGAACTTTGGAGAGGAATTACCATTCTCCAATCATGTATTTCTTTTCCTAATCTATTTGTTTCAGCCTTTCACATTCCTTGAGAAGTGTAACTGACGGAGATCCCTTCATGCAGTTATTAGAGGAGAGAAAAGCAGAAAGGAATATGCAAGTTTGCTTCATAGACATAAGGCTGCTGTTATTATACAGAAGCGGATGAAAACAGTTTTTGCAAGGAACAGAATGAAAAGTATTAACGAAGCTGCGGTTGTCATACAATCATGTAAGAGTTTTATGCTCTCAAATGGCATACATATATGTTACTCTTCTTTTCAATTAGTGTTAAAGGTTATTATACAAGTTTTCATTTGTGTAAACGGCTTTTGCAGTTATCCGTGGTTGGTTAGTCAGAAGATGCTCTGGAAACATAGTATTAACAAAATCTGGAGTCACGAaggtattttctttttctaagttCTTATACTATATTTCAAAAGGGTTGTTGTCAGGGATTGGTTGTTAAACTTTCATCTTTGTGACACTTATAATCATGAATCTCTACTACAGACTAATGAGTCAGATGAAGTTGTTGTAAAGTCGTCTTTCCTCGCTGAACTACAGCGCCGGGTGCTTAAGGCAGAAGCTGCCCTGAGagagaaggaagaggaaaatgacATTCTTCACCAACGCCTTCAACAGTATGAGAACAGGTGGTCTGAATACGAGTTAAAGATGAAGTCCATGGAAGAAGTATGGCAGAAGCAAATGAGATCCCTACAATCTAGTCTCTCTATTGCAAAGAAGAGCCTTGCTCTGGATGAATCTGAAAGAAATTCAGATGCTTCTGTTAACGCAAGTGACGAGAGAGATTTCAGCTGGGATGTAGGAACCAATCACCGTCGTCAAGAAAGCAACGGGGCAAGATCAATGAGTGCTGGATTGAGTGTTATAAGTCGTTTGGCTGAAGAATTTGAGCAGAGGAGTCAAGTATTTGGTGACGATGCCAAGTTCTTGGTAGAGGTAAAATCTGGTCAAGTTGAAGCAAGTTTGAACCCAGATAGAGAACTTAGAAGGTTAAAACAGATGTTTGAAGCTTGGAAAAAGGATTATGGTGCAAGACTACGTGAAACAAAGGTAATTTTACATAAACTTGGAAGTGAAGATGGATCAATtgagaaagtgaagaaaagTTGGTGGGGAAGAAGGAATAGTACCAGAATaagttgatttatttatttattttttcttatggGGGTTTGGGTTTGGTCTATGCACTGTTTGAAGGGCATTGCATTGCCAACTATATATCCGATAATGAGGAAAAATACAATAGGAAATATAAGATAGGAGTAGCACAATGAATTACTGGTTACTGTAATTAGGTTAGCTGTTGCTAGCCGTTTTTATTTATGAGAAATTTCTGCACTCAATACGACCCTTGTGATTCATGCTTTGTGAATTGCATGTAGAAAAAAATAGCTGCACGGGCTATGGATATTTCTAAATTAAGTCAGATTTAATTACAATACtgacaattgaagaaaagaaattgtggtaaataaaaagtttattatGAGTAGCATAAATAAAAGATCCGGGTCAAACAGTTGAGATcaataattataacatttaatatatcATGTATTTggaaaaatactaatttaataatcATAGCGTCTTCTGCAAATATATTTTGAGCTGTTAGGACGATCAGTCATCACGAGTCTGGGAGAAATTGAAGACCGAGATGACTTCAAGGTATTAGAAATGTTCGACTGTGTAGAaacaaaagttgtaaaaataaattatttgaattatgcgatattatttaaaagttgtaaaaataaattatttgaattatgcgatattatttatttatttgatatgaaatGATATGCTAAAATTAAATTCAGAAAAACATAATGGTGTGATTTATCTGAAAACTATGtatgtttttcaattaaatacagcgtgtaaaaatttatattttaaaatttaatataattttaaaatgaacttaaatcaaattatgaaatgatattttttatgaattatcaataaaataaaatgaagtccGAGTTAATCTAAGATGgcgattttaaaaattaatatatctataactatatataaagggacTTCTTATGTTGTGTTtacatttcataaatttaattttgtcctttaatacataattatttattaaatttttaaaaattaatgattactcttataaatttttataaaattattttttttcttttatttattaacaattattttcttcatacattttattttatgttttaaaaatataatataattttatttattaatttaataatattataatattattcatcactaatataatatcatatatatttaaaaaaatatatatacacatacgCGCCACtgtaactaaaaattaattaaaatagttttcaacGGTCACAATTTGTAAATTcgaaaactaatatatatatatatatatatatatatatatatatatatatatatattatcttgtatAAGGTTTTCGAAAATGTACATGAATACAATCCAATTCATACAATAGGTaaccattttctttttgttttttatttctgaaaaaattggaatatgtaaataaataaacatgatatTGTTTTGTGAAGAAGAAATTCGGGTCGTAATACGAGCCAAGTTCCCGACCCGACCCATTTGTCTTCATAGCCCATTATCTCTTCCCACTTAACAAACAACCACCGACGGTGCTGGCAGTGGAAGAACGCAATGTTGGGTGGTAGCGTCTCTCGTGCTATTTCCCACCATTTTCGAGACTGCGACCTCCATTTTCACTTCACACTCACTTACTGTACTTTTCAAACTTTCCACCTTTCGTCCCCACGGCCCCTGAAACCTTGTTGGCCGGACACCGCCATTACTCACAAGCACACCAGAGTGCCGTCAAATTTCCGATGTTTTGGCACCCCCTCAAAGCCCCCTGGAGAAATTCCTCTCCTTTTCGATTGTTTCAGGTTCAATTCTTCATTATATCAAATCggttttgttttcttccttCTTGGTACTTGGTATTTTGATGGAAATTTTACTTGGTTCATCtctaaagataataataataacaataataataataacggTGTATTTTTCAAAGGTTGGTAGTTTTGGCGTTAAACTTAAatgtttttgttataaattataaaattcgtaggGTATTCAGTTAGCATTCTAGGTTGTCCCTTTGATTTACCCCAAATTTAAACGTTAGAAGTTCTTTTTTCTATCTACATGTCGGAGAAATCAGTTGCCGGAAGCATGCCTGGTGATAAAATTACTGAGGTTGTGTTTGAATAGACTTCtgaataaactaaataaaagataaaatgaatggAACTTCTTTCATAAGTTAAAGTTAACTTCTTAACTTGTGCTTTTGGAGAAATCAGGTGAAGGAACTTCTATAGAACTATTTGAAATTAAACTCGAGGGGGAGATATAATTCAAATtactctttttgttttttcttctctagATTCTTATTGAGAGATTTTTCCAGTCATACCTGGGTTTCATGCTTTATCAttcattgaatatttttatcttacacAAGGAGAGAAAGAGGGAGAGAGAGTTTCTAACAGCTTCCTCGTTCCGGGCTGTAAATAATTCAGATGAAAGCTGTTAAAAAATATCCATATGTAAATTATGGAACAACATATAAACCGATATACTGCTTTTTTATGTCTATTAATTTTTATCCTTCTTTAGTCAAGAATCTGATTCCTTTTCTTGTGTGAAGCCAACAAGAAGATGAACGTGAAATTCTCTCTGATGGAACATCTCCTGTGGCAGGTTTTTAATCTCTTCCACCTGATGCCTCTTTGACCTTTTTTCATTTGCATGTCCAACTCTGTAATGTGCAAATTGTGTTCTTAGAATATCCATATTGATTGGAGGTGAATAACATGCTTTTTCcaaaaggtaaaagaaaaagattggTTGATGATATTGTAGAATTGGTTCTTTGATTAACCATGTCAATAGTTTCTTATAGTTGTGGACTATGCCCTTTTGGACTTCTCAGTTCCATTTGCTCAGTATCATATTTCTTCCTTGACGttgttcattttttattctttaggCTATTTATGCTCAATAAGTCATCcttcttttactattttgtgTTTGTAGTTCTCGTCATTTGCTTGCTATAATTAGGTCGACTTGAGTTGTGTAGAGAGAAATAGTGAAGAACATGCAGAAAACAAAGTTTTCATTTTGGAAGTTGGCATATATGTTTATGTACTATTATTGATTCTTAATCATTAACAGGTGGAATTGTAGCATTGGGAAAGTTTGATGCTCTGCACATAGGTCATCGTGAACTCGCAATTCAAGCATCAAAGGCTGGACCTccatttcttttatcatttgttGGCATGGATAAAGTACTTGGTTGGGAGCCTAGGTATGACATAACATGTTGATATTAAGACAATTTAAAGTTTtactttatttgtttatttgggtGCAAAATGTGCTTGACACTTGCATTCATATAATGTAATCTTATACTTTTGGCTAGTTGATTAAAGAAtgatttgtattaaattttcaaGTATACGAAAGTTTCCTCtatgtatttaaatttagcATTGGCACAAAGGTAAGGTTGTCACCTTAGGACCCAGAGGTCACTGTTTGAATCCTGAAAACAACCTATCCACTTACAGGGATAAAATTGTGTACATCTACCCTCCCAATACCCCATTTGATGAGGGGGACTGTGCCCTTAATGACCCTTCAAACAATCCTTGTCGCAATGTTCATACCCTGTGACTTGGAGGTCACAAGTTCAGTCCTGGAAAAAGTCTATTCAATTGTGGGGGTACCGCACTAGGTGGGAGCTTCATGAGCAATGATACCCGTTGGCGTTACCTCTAATGCATAAGCTGTTAGGAAATGGAATCAATGCTCATGCTTTACTGAACTCATGTCAGCGTACCTTTATTGTTGCATACGAATCATAGATTGGAATAACACACTGATCATGAACAGACATAGTATTAAAGTGATTTGTGAGCCTTCCTTTGTTATTTTGGGTGTCAGATTAATAATCATTCTGCTTTTCATCTGTTTGAATAATGAATGATAGAAAAATGACTGCAAACTGGGATGAAGCCGGATTTTGAGCTATGCCTGGTGCTATGGCATTGGCATTTTACTGTTGCCATTCATGAAACTGGTTATATCTTTAGTCGAAATGGGGTTTTCAACACACTGGGTAGAGAGACTTGGAAATGAATATAGCATTTGCAATTCCCTTTAAGGAAGACAatcatgattattatttaaaaacattcaCAGTAtgtttgttctttatttttgagttctttttggtGATTATATGTATGAAGGATGCATTATTTTGCTATGGTGGTCTAAATAATTCTTGGCATAatcttattaaatatataaacttcTAACTCATGTTTTCCCCAAGCAGGGCTCCTATAGTTGCCAAATGTGACCGGAAGCGAGTTCTTTCTTCTTGGGTTCCTCATTGCTGTAACACAGTCCCAGAAGAGTTTCAGGTTGAATTCTCAAGTGTGCGACATCTCAGTCCACGACAATTTGTTGAAAAGTTATCGCAAGAGCTCAGGGTTCGAGGAGTTGTTGCTGGTAAATAAGTAGCTCCATAATTTACTGTCAACATTTACAAACACCTTCCACATTACTATATCATAATTTACTTGCATCTGCATTTATGACATGACATCAACATTAACGTGGTTTATTCTGTTACCAATGTTTGTTCTACGTTGGCTTCTGGAACTTCTGGTAGGTGAGAACTACCGGTTTGGGTACAAAGCCGCTGGTGATGCATTGGAGTTAGTAAAGCTTTGTGAAGAGTATGGAATGGAAGCTTACATAATCAAATCTGTCATGGACAAGAATCGTTGCTCTGCAGACATGAACTCTATCACTAACTCGAAAGAGAAGGGACAGGTGTCGTCCACACGTGTTCGCGAAGCCCTTTCTGTCGGGGACGTGAGGTATGTGTCAGAGCTTTTGGGTAGGCCACACCGTCTCATATTAATGGCCACTGACCAAGAAAGATTCAGTTGTGAGCAGCATAAGATATCTGCTCCTAGATCATGCACATTGAATCTAGCACCAAAGGAAGGTTTATATGAGAAGTGTTCACTTTTGCTTGATCAGGAAAATGTTGTGCAGTGTAGAGTAGTTATTGACAGCAAGTTTGTGCATATCGAAACAGATTACGGAGGTCTGAGTGATAATTTTGGTTCTCAAAATTTGCAGTTCTTGCATATTGAATTTGGCGATTCCTGCACCTGATTCAGTTTAGAAATTATTTCTATTCAAATTCACAGTCTTCTGAATTAGAGATGATTTTTATACGTCCCTCAAAGTGCCCAGATGAAACATCCCTCAGTCTTCTGAATTAGAGATATGATTTTTATACATACATAATGTACCTTTCTTCCCTTCTACCAACAAAGTGATTCGGTAAAACTCAATTGATTTTGCTCAATCTCTTATTTGAGGAAATTAAGAGTTAATTTTAGAGATTAGTCTGACAGATAACTATTATGTTGCTATACTCTTTCAAATTAGTTGCGCATGAAATTTAGATTTTCTATTGGATTTTTTTAGTGCTATTTCTTTACTGTATTTCtataatatattgattatcattaattttaacattttaaaatatattagaaagatatttaaaatattaacatagtgcatttttaatattcaacagATAACAGgacaaaaaaatcaataaaagatCCGAACCTTTTGACATGGTGGAAGTTTGAGTCCTCATTAAGCCTCACTGACAAGATAGGTATACTGGTATGAACAATCCAAAAAAATGCAGTGTtagactaaaataaataaaaaaatatattattttgttaaaacatataaatattttagaatttatacatcaaattaataaatctaaaactgaaagttgaaattaatttcacttttatatttcaatttgtttttttgaaaAGTTACTTAACTTCACCGGTATGAAATTAACTCTCATCGTGTAATTTCATGATGCAAGTTATGTTAATAGTTTTACATCCGCCAGGAAAAAATTTACTTGCTgtttacttaaatttattttataacaatttcttTCATCATGTGTTATTGCACAGAAAAAAATCCGAGTATTAAcatacttataaaatatttgttttgtaaaaataatttcgatagaaatattttaaacagTTTATGCGCACTTATTCAGTAAATCCTTAATtaagtttgtatttatttatcgtaacaaaatttagtatttatttaatcagaGTGGAGCATTATAATCTGCAACTAAAAACTACGCTGAGGTTTGCGGTTTTTGGGAAATAAAATATTCAGTCTTAGTTAACATGTTCACCCTAAAATTTCAAGAATTTCTCGAAACGACGTCGTGTGGTGCTTCCTTCTCTAGAAACGCGATTCGTGAACATTGGTGACCTCAATCGATTGTCGCAGGTGGGTTTCGTTTTCGTCCACTTCCACTCCCTATCGTCTAAATTTCTCAAAACGCAGTTTTTTGCATCGTTCTATTGATGAATTACAAAACGAGGTTAATGTGGTTCGATCATCTTTTGCTTGCTCTGTGATGTATTACAATTACTATTGTATCCCGTTTGTTGTTCCATTGCTACTATTTGTTTTAGTAACTAACCAAGTAAAGTATGTTCCTTTTGAGTTCATACTTCCAATAATCGGAGTTGAAGTTTGCCCACTGAGGTAGGTGAAGCTGTGTTTCTTTAACGAAAGATTACTTTCTTGTTTCTAGTTTTCTACTCGTGAAAGTTTTTGGTCAGATTGTGTGATGAATTTTTGGAATTTTCAACTTCCACTTTTTTTGCCAGTATGTATATTGTATAATCGCTCA is a window from the Vigna unguiculata cultivar IT97K-499-35 chromosome 7, ASM411807v1, whole genome shotgun sequence genome containing:
- the LOC114191004 gene encoding FAD synthetase 1, chloroplastic-like; the protein is MLGGSVSRAISHHFRDCDLHFHFTLTYCTFQTFHLSSPRPLKPCWPDTAITHKHTRVPSNFRCFGTPSKPPGEIPLLFDCFSQQEDEREILSDGTSPVAGGIVALGKFDALHIGHRELAIQASKAGPPFLLSFVGMDKVLGWEPRAPIVAKCDRKRVLSSWVPHCCNTVPEEFQVEFSSVRHLSPRQFVEKLSQELRVRGVVAGENYRFGYKAAGDALELVKLCEEYGMEAYIIKSVMDKNRCSADMNSITNSKEKGQVSSTRVREALSVGDVRYVSELLGRPHRLILMATDQERFSCEQHKISAPRSCTLNLAPKEGLYEKCSLLLDQENVVQCRVVIDSKFVHIETDYGGLSDNFGSQNLQFLHIEFGDSCT